In one Methanomassiliicoccales archaeon genomic region, the following are encoded:
- the tmk gene encoding dTMP kinase has product MNSSLGSEAGVAHLSVATKVTGRFFVFEGIDGGGKSTIARMLNDKLIESFGRETVLTAEPSGSWIGDCVRRANKEDVNDFAEALLFMADRAQHTQEIARSVDQGKIVICDRYYISTLAYQGVTLERLVPDAVLWLRAVNAPIIRRPDITFYFMIEPEKAMERMKDRDEKSKFEKLGFLRKVASIYKEMSVSDPSAHVIDASRPLEDVFAEVLKAVQQNV; this is encoded by the coding sequence ATGAACAGTTCGCTCGGGTCCGAGGCAGGCGTGGCCCATCTGTCCGTGGCAACCAAGGTCACAGGTCGCTTCTTCGTTTTCGAGGGCATCGACGGCGGGGGAAAATCCACCATCGCAAGGATGCTGAATGACAAGCTGATCGAGTCCTTCGGCCGGGAGACGGTGCTCACCGCGGAACCGAGCGGCTCATGGATCGGCGATTGCGTCCGCCGGGCCAACAAGGAGGACGTCAACGACTTCGCCGAGGCGTTGCTGTTCATGGCCGACCGGGCCCAGCACACCCAGGAGATCGCCAGGTCGGTGGACCAGGGTAAGATCGTCATCTGCGACCGTTATTACATATCCACACTGGCATACCAGGGTGTAACGCTTGAACGCCTGGTGCCTGATGCGGTCCTCTGGCTGAGGGCGGTCAACGCGCCGATCATACGACGCCCGGACATCACATTCTACTTCATGATCGAACCGGAGAAGGCGATGGAGCGCATGAAGGACCGGGACGAGAAGAGCAAGTTCGAGAAGCTGGGTTTCCTTAGGAAGGTGGCTTCGATATACAAGGAGATGTCAGTCTCCGACCCCAGTGCCCATGTCATTGACGCCTCCCGACCGTTGGAGGACGTGTTCGCTGAAGTGCTCAAGGCGGTACAGCAGAACGTTTAA
- the coaBC gene encoding bifunctional phosphopantothenoylcysteine decarboxylase/phosphopantothenate--cysteine ligase CoaBC, with protein sequence MHPSEAIRCAKSKKLFGRRIVLGITGSIAAVECLELARELIRHGAEVHAVLSSEARKIITPCSMVFATGNEAITDLDGWVQHVDLLGSAQDRVDLLLIAPCTANTISKISCGIDDTPVTTMATTALGSKTPIMIAPAMHAAMYDNPIVQTNISALKYIGLEFVGPRMEEGKAKVATNEEIVEAVLRRLGKGDYRGKKVLVIGGSSEEPIDDMRVITNRGTGETAVELAKAAHERGADVELWMGRCSVALPSYIPTRRFVTVEDLVKMVPLVAHDMVFVPAALSDFAPKRTAGKISSEPKELELSLEPVVKVLPLLRKKKVKLIGFKAESGMGETELVVKAEQRLKQHKLDAIVANDLTEVRPGLTSVLFITSKGKYVRLTGTKREVADLLLDKAA encoded by the coding sequence ATGCATCCCTCCGAGGCCATACGCTGCGCCAAAAGCAAGAAATTGTTCGGCAGGCGCATTGTTCTGGGGATCACTGGTTCGATCGCGGCCGTGGAATGCCTGGAGCTCGCCCGGGAATTGATCAGACACGGGGCGGAAGTGCACGCTGTCCTCTCCTCGGAAGCACGGAAGATCATCACACCCTGCTCTATGGTCTTTGCCACCGGAAACGAAGCTATCACCGACCTCGACGGATGGGTGCAGCATGTGGACCTGTTAGGCAGCGCCCAGGACAGGGTCGATCTGCTTCTTATCGCACCATGCACCGCCAACACCATCTCAAAGATATCCTGCGGGATCGATGACACACCGGTTACGACGATGGCCACGACGGCGCTGGGCTCCAAGACACCGATCATGATCGCCCCTGCCATGCACGCGGCGATGTACGACAACCCCATAGTCCAGACCAACATCAGCGCCCTGAAGTACATCGGATTGGAGTTCGTCGGGCCCCGGATGGAGGAGGGGAAGGCCAAGGTGGCCACCAACGAGGAGATCGTGGAGGCCGTCCTCCGACGCCTGGGAAAGGGCGACTACCGGGGCAAGAAGGTCCTGGTCATCGGAGGTTCCTCCGAGGAGCCGATCGACGACATGAGGGTCATAACCAACCGCGGCACGGGAGAGACGGCCGTGGAACTGGCAAAAGCGGCCCATGAACGGGGCGCGGACGTGGAGCTGTGGATGGGGCGGTGCTCGGTCGCTTTGCCCTCGTACATACCGACCAGGCGTTTCGTGACGGTGGAGGACCTGGTGAAGATGGTGCCCCTGGTAGCCCACGACATGGTGTTCGTTCCAGCGGCCCTGTCCGATTTCGCTCCGAAGAGGACCGCGGGCAAGATATCATCCGAACCGAAGGAACTTGAGCTTTCCTTGGAACCGGTGGTGAAGGTCCTGCCGCTGCTCAGGAAGAAGAAGGTCAAACTGATCGGCTTCAAGGCCGAGAGCGGGATGGGCGAGACCGAACTGGTGGTAAAGGCCGAACAGCGGCTCAAGCAGCACAAGCTCGATGCCATCGTGGCCAATGACCTGACCGAGGTCCGACCGGGATTGACGTCGGTCCTGTTCATAACCAGCAAGGGGAAGTATGTGAGGCTGACCGGGACCAAAAGGGAGGTCGCTGACCTGCTCCTGGACAAGGCGGCATGA
- a CDS encoding DUF357 domain-containing protein gives MRRDQITDEHLDRYLGITRRALDMIRVSPPERSFNRKLAESFLEMATTYYNDAKHFREVGDFINAFACVNYAHGWLDCGARIGLFDVGGDDQLFTLYE, from the coding sequence ATGAGGCGGGACCAGATCACCGATGAGCACCTGGACCGCTATCTGGGCATAACCAGGCGGGCCCTGGACATGATCCGGGTCTCTCCGCCAGAACGCTCATTCAACCGGAAGCTGGCCGAATCGTTCCTGGAGATGGCGACGACCTATTACAACGACGCCAAGCACTTCCGTGAGGTAGGCGACTTCATCAATGCCTTTGCCTGTGTCAACTATGCCCATGGATGGCTCGACTGTGGGGCCCGGATCGGTCTGTTCGACGTCGGCGGGGATGACCAGCTTTTCACCCTTTACGAGTGA
- a CDS encoding ATP-binding protein, producing MGMQTNSDFESTPGHAFSEEEDKLDLEPKPEAIIEDPGTDDPVEAEPLVHPSELAPAKVRAPSKHIVKDEKYGDLDGVGIIYGNVGSTELHFRVDGDIEKMEYIQIKHLHDGWVLGQVVDVERKTDLTIEKAKKISEGMNVDIDEMVAATVNIVGFRDDRGLLQVPRSPFKAGDMVFRARDELIKDCIGLKEHTKTGAYLGYLFGHDIRVEVDINAMVQKHVSILAKTGGGKSFLCGDLIEELMKHDVTVMVIDPHGEYSAMRDIGSAPKGGKDFHILPQGFGEKIQEFATDVSVNKSAKPLKFTLANIDARELLGLTQIKNGKVFLTALRKAIDSVKSVKKDFGLKDIIAMLEAEEDAANNSLIAELEYLNEVNIFAPQGTRIDELVVQGKMTIINLRGTPPDISELIVNRICTALFELRKIGKIPPMMLVAEEAHNWCPQQGLAASSKIFRTIAAEGRKFGLGLTIISQRAAKIDKNVLSQCNTQMILKVTNPNDLKAILSSVEGLSEGMEDDIQRLPIGVALIVGGNIQMPLFVEVRPRESRHGGESVEIIPTKG from the coding sequence ATGGGAATGCAAACCAATTCAGATTTTGAATCTACACCAGGCCATGCCTTCTCTGAGGAAGAGGACAAGCTCGACCTCGAGCCGAAGCCAGAGGCGATCATTGAGGACCCAGGTACCGACGATCCAGTCGAAGCGGAGCCGTTGGTCCACCCTTCTGAGCTTGCCCCGGCGAAGGTGAGGGCGCCTTCCAAGCACATCGTCAAGGACGAAAAGTACGGCGACCTCGATGGTGTCGGCATCATCTACGGTAACGTCGGATCCACCGAGCTCCATTTCCGGGTCGACGGGGACATAGAGAAGATGGAGTATATCCAGATCAAGCATCTTCACGACGGTTGGGTGCTGGGTCAGGTGGTCGACGTAGAGAGGAAGACCGACCTGACCATTGAAAAGGCCAAGAAGATCTCCGAAGGGATGAATGTGGACATCGACGAGATGGTGGCCGCGACGGTCAACATCGTCGGTTTCCGTGATGACAGAGGACTGTTGCAGGTGCCCCGCTCACCGTTCAAGGCAGGGGACATGGTCTTCCGGGCCAGGGATGAGCTGATCAAGGATTGCATCGGTCTGAAGGAGCACACCAAGACCGGCGCCTATCTGGGCTACTTGTTTGGCCATGATATCCGGGTCGAGGTGGACATCAACGCCATGGTGCAGAAGCACGTTTCCATCCTTGCCAAGACCGGAGGGGGCAAATCGTTCCTGTGCGGCGACCTGATCGAGGAACTGATGAAGCACGACGTCACGGTCATGGTCATCGACCCGCATGGGGAGTATTCCGCGATGCGGGACATCGGCTCTGCGCCAAAGGGCGGCAAGGACTTCCACATCCTTCCCCAGGGCTTCGGGGAAAAGATCCAGGAGTTCGCGACGGACGTTTCCGTCAACAAGAGCGCCAAACCTCTCAAGTTCACCCTCGCGAACATCGACGCCCGCGAGCTGCTGGGACTGACCCAGATCAAGAACGGGAAGGTGTTCCTGACCGCTCTCCGCAAGGCGATCGATTCGGTCAAATCGGTCAAGAAGGATTTCGGGCTCAAGGACATCATTGCCATGCTGGAGGCTGAGGAGGATGCCGCCAACAACTCCCTGATCGCCGAGCTGGAGTACCTCAACGAGGTCAACATATTCGCTCCCCAGGGGACCCGCATCGACGAGCTGGTTGTGCAGGGCAAGATGACCATCATCAATCTCCGTGGGACTCCTCCAGACATCTCTGAGCTCATCGTCAACCGTATCTGTACGGCACTGTTCGAGCTGCGCAAGATCGGGAAGATCCCGCCGATGATGCTGGTGGCCGAGGAGGCTCACAACTGGTGCCCACAGCAGGGACTGGCGGCTTCATCGAAGATATTCCGGACAATTGCCGCCGAGGGCAGGAAATTCGGTCTGGGTCTCACCATCATTTCGCAGAGGGCGGCCAAGATCGACAAGAACGTCCTGTCACAGTGCAACACCCAGATGATCCTCAAGGTGACCAACCCCAACGACCTGAAGGCGATCCTTTCTTCGGTGGAAGGGCTGTCGGAGGGAATGGAGGATGACATCCAGCGCCTGCCGATCGGTGTCGCGCTGATCGTCGGTGGAAACATCCAGATGCCTTTGTTCGTCGAGGTCAGGCCCCGTGAATCGAGACATGGCGGAGAAAGCGTCGAGATCATCCCTACGAAGGGTTAG
- a CDS encoding ribose-phosphate diphosphokinase has translation MLVVGGSASTKLAMDLATELNAEYIAATVKRFPDGECYVRIEKESLDDDVVIVQNSYPDEKMIELFLLQDAAIGLGAKKVTNVIPYYGYARQDERFNKGEPLSARVMVDHIQMNADKVILVDIHNHAMLDWFDQAEVIDTHAAPAIGRFYKEQGIDLVLAPDEGALKRAGWVAEVLNCEWDYLVKTRLSGTNVHMTPKNIDAKNKKVLIVDDIISTGGTIVAATEELRRLGARSVSAACTHGLFVGGALDRLKKYCDKITAANTLESEVSVISVAPEVAKAV, from the coding sequence ATGCTTGTTGTTGGAGGATCGGCATCGACCAAACTGGCCATGGACCTGGCCACGGAATTGAATGCTGAATACATAGCAGCGACGGTCAAGCGGTTCCCAGACGGGGAATGCTACGTTCGCATCGAGAAGGAATCCCTGGATGACGACGTCGTCATAGTTCAGAACTCCTACCCCGATGAGAAGATGATCGAGCTGTTCCTGCTGCAGGACGCCGCTATAGGCCTGGGGGCCAAGAAGGTCACCAATGTCATCCCCTACTATGGATATGCCAGGCAGGATGAGCGTTTCAACAAGGGAGAACCCCTGTCGGCCCGGGTAATGGTCGACCATATTCAGATGAACGCGGACAAGGTCATCCTTGTCGATATCCATAACCATGCGATGCTGGACTGGTTCGACCAGGCGGAGGTCATCGATACCCATGCCGCCCCGGCCATCGGCAGGTTCTACAAGGAACAGGGCATCGATCTCGTGCTTGCGCCGGATGAGGGGGCGCTCAAGCGGGCGGGTTGGGTCGCCGAGGTGCTCAACTGCGAGTGGGACTACCTGGTTAAGACCCGGCTATCCGGTACGAACGTCCATATGACGCCCAAGAACATCGACGCCAAGAACAAGAAGGTACTGATCGTCGATGATATCATCTCCACCGGCGGAACGATCGTGGCCGCCACCGAGGAACTGAGGCGCCTGGGTGCCAGGAGCGTCAGCGCGGCCTGCACCCACGGCCTCTTTGTGGGAGGAGCACTGGACCGGCTGAAGAAGTATTGTGATAAGATCACCGCGGCCAACACGCTGGAGAGCGAGGTCTCGGTCATCTCAGTGGCGCCGGAAGTGGCCAAGGCCGTGTGA
- the proS gene encoding proline--tRNA ligase, which produces MKKEEDFSEWYNEIVELANLTDKRYPIKGMNVWTPYGWKIMRHIDTYIRQECDATDHGEVNFPLLIPETEFQKEKDHIKGFDAEVYWVTHAGLNELDIRLCLRPTSETAMYPIFALWVRSHTDLPLKTYQLVNTFRYETKQTRAFIRVREIHFFESHTCHVDEADAQKQVEEDFVILKNIMAKLCLPYSLLKRTDWDKFPGAYYTVGVDTLMPEGKSLQLGSIHHYRENFSRPFDIKYEDVNGQMQYCHQTTFGMSERLVGAVVGVHGDDKGLVLPPAVAPFQVVIIPILAKGNVEAVAAEAEKLKAELTAAGVRVKLDDSNDRPGSKFYNWEIKGVPFRLELGMRDIEGGKVAYAKRNDGKKGSFARATCVQEVKAMLDTIMTEMLEGAQKRMKDSYVTIFSLDNIPGKTLRFGWCGDAECGHTLEQKTELKLLGTPYIQEEFHGKCIVCGKDTDKVAYASKAM; this is translated from the coding sequence ATGAAGAAAGAGGAAGACTTCAGCGAATGGTACAACGAGATTGTCGAGCTTGCCAACCTGACCGACAAGCGATACCCGATCAAGGGCATGAACGTCTGGACACCCTATGGCTGGAAGATCATGCGTCACATCGACACATACATCCGGCAGGAGTGCGACGCCACCGACCACGGTGAGGTTAACTTCCCCCTGTTGATACCGGAGACAGAGTTCCAGAAGGAGAAGGACCACATCAAGGGGTTCGATGCTGAGGTCTACTGGGTGACGCATGCCGGCCTCAATGAACTGGACATCCGTCTTTGCCTCAGACCCACCTCGGAGACGGCGATGTATCCGATATTCGCACTTTGGGTCCGCTCGCACACCGACCTGCCGCTCAAGACCTACCAACTGGTCAACACCTTCCGTTACGAGACCAAGCAGACCAGGGCGTTCATTCGGGTCCGGGAGATCCACTTCTTTGAATCCCACACCTGTCACGTAGACGAGGCGGATGCGCAGAAGCAGGTGGAAGAGGACTTCGTCATCCTGAAGAACATCATGGCCAAGCTCTGCCTGCCCTACTCGCTGCTGAAGAGGACCGACTGGGACAAGTTCCCTGGCGCTTACTATACGGTGGGCGTGGACACCCTTATGCCGGAGGGCAAGTCGCTGCAGCTGGGCTCGATCCACCACTACCGGGAGAACTTCTCCAGGCCATTCGACATCAAGTACGAGGATGTCAACGGACAGATGCAATACTGCCATCAGACCACGTTCGGTATGAGCGAGCGCCTGGTCGGAGCGGTGGTAGGTGTCCATGGCGATGATAAGGGATTGGTCCTGCCGCCGGCGGTGGCACCTTTCCAGGTCGTCATCATACCGATCCTGGCAAAGGGCAACGTCGAAGCGGTGGCAGCGGAAGCGGAGAAGCTGAAGGCCGAGCTGACGGCCGCCGGAGTGCGGGTCAAGCTGGACGATTCCAACGACCGTCCGGGCAGCAAGTTCTACAACTGGGAGATCAAGGGAGTCCCGTTCCGCCTGGAACTGGGGATGAGGGACATCGAGGGAGGCAAGGTCGCCTATGCCAAGCGGAACGACGGAAAGAAGGGATCGTTCGCCCGTGCCACATGTGTACAGGAGGTCAAGGCCATGCTCGACACCATCATGACCGAGATGCTCGAGGGAGCCCAGAAGCGGATGAAGGACTCGTACGTCACTATCTTCTCGCTGGACAATATCCCCGGAAAGACGCTGAGGTTCGGATGGTGCGGCGATGCCGAATGCGGACACACCTTGGAGCAGAAGACCGAGCTCAAACTGTTGGGAACACCTTACATCCAAGAGGAGTTCCACGGCAAATGCATTGTCTGCGGCAAGGACACCGATAAGGTCGCCTATGCCTCGAAGGCGATGTAA
- a CDS encoding DUF2127 domain-containing protein produces the protein MYQPFQQPVRNRPVGVTILAILQILGGVLELILALGFFLLAALINVTDIRNRIGTSVPDWVINNAPVFFGVLGLLFLIMAIISLVLAWAFLKGKNWARMLAIVFLVLSIIGNAIGIIGGTSLITVAISILFSLFIVWYLFRPNVKQWFTA, from the coding sequence ATGTACCAACCATTCCAACAACCGGTGAGGAATAGGCCTGTTGGAGTAACCATTCTAGCCATCCTTCAGATATTGGGAGGCGTATTGGAACTGATCCTGGCATTAGGCTTCTTCCTCCTAGCGGCCTTGATCAACGTCACCGACATCAGGAATAGGATAGGCACTTCAGTGCCCGACTGGGTCATCAACAACGCCCCAGTGTTCTTCGGGGTGTTGGGATTGTTATTCCTTATCATGGCCATTATCTCACTTGTACTGGCATGGGCCTTCCTTAAGGGAAAGAACTGGGCTAGAATGCTGGCCATTGTCTTCCTGGTCTTGTCCATCATCGGGAACGCGATCGGAATCATAGGGGGAACGAGCCTGATAACAGTGGCAATCTCCATACTCTTCTCTCTGTTCATCGTGTGGTACCTGTTCCGGCCCAATGTCAAACAATGGTTCACGGCGTAG
- a CDS encoding tRNA (adenine-N1)-methyltransferase, protein MKEGQLVYLLDERGRKYWTNVRPEMLKIQGLGALDGNKLLALESGSKVSFAGIEFYVMVPGNPELMESVDRSAQVIIAKDAATILFNLDVKSGDTILEAGLGSASLTMPLLNVVRPAGKVISVELRDDFATKGRRNVERTGFQDNWRLMIGDVRNIDVGEPVDAAILDMPNPWEAVDNVKRFLKPGGRFCGYVPNTNQLESTVKKLRTSGFIEVVALENIQRTMDVHEGGVRPSFDMLGHTGYLVFGRLTITLL, encoded by the coding sequence ATGAAGGAAGGGCAGCTGGTCTATCTCTTGGATGAAAGAGGACGCAAATACTGGACGAACGTCCGCCCGGAGATGCTGAAGATCCAAGGGCTGGGCGCTCTCGACGGCAACAAGCTTCTGGCACTCGAGTCAGGTTCCAAGGTCTCCTTCGCCGGTATTGAATTCTATGTGATGGTCCCGGGAAACCCGGAACTGATGGAATCGGTGGATCGCAGCGCTCAGGTCATCATAGCCAAGGATGCGGCCACGATCCTGTTCAATCTTGACGTCAAGTCCGGCGACACCATTCTGGAGGCTGGACTCGGCTCAGCCTCGTTGACAATGCCGCTCCTGAATGTCGTAAGGCCGGCCGGGAAGGTCATCTCCGTAGAGCTGCGGGATGATTTTGCGACCAAGGGACGCAGGAACGTGGAGCGCACCGGATTCCAGGATAACTGGAGGCTGATGATCGGTGACGTCCGTAACATCGATGTCGGAGAACCTGTGGACGCGGCCATCCTGGACATGCCTAACCCCTGGGAGGCGGTGGACAATGTCAAACGATTCCTGAAACCGGGGGGACGGTTCTGCGGGTATGTGCCCAACACAAACCAGTTGGAATCGACAGTGAAGAAGCTGCGCACTTCCGGATTCATCGAAGTGGTTGCACTGGAGAACATCCAACGGACCATGGACGTGCACGAGGGTGGTGTTAGGCCCTCGTTCGATATGTTAGGACATACAGGGTACCTAGTGTTCGGAAGACTGACCATAACCTTACTCTGA
- a CDS encoding NAAT family transporter: MSFEFAITVFAAIFAIVNPIGNIPVFVAITQDYTPEQKRRVIRKVCIVAVSVLLAFGIFGNYIFAIYGITIPAFKIAGGMLLFSIAFTMTRGQVPRSKLTGEESEEAMEKEEVGVVPLGIPLFAGPGAITTVMIYISLATTSNEVVFDLASIFISIILTIIASYFLLRYAEPIFSRMGKSGAGAFTRIMGLLLAAIAIEFIITGTFSAIDSYYHIVH, from the coding sequence ATGAGCTTCGAATTTGCCATCACCGTTTTCGCCGCGATCTTCGCCATCGTGAACCCGATAGGCAACATCCCGGTATTCGTCGCGATCACCCAGGATTACACCCCGGAACAGAAGCGGCGTGTCATCCGAAAGGTATGCATCGTGGCCGTCAGTGTCCTGCTGGCCTTTGGCATCTTCGGCAACTACATCTTCGCGATTTACGGAATAACCATTCCGGCTTTCAAGATCGCCGGAGGGATGCTGCTTTTCTCCATCGCGTTCACCATGACGCGCGGGCAGGTTCCCCGCTCCAAGCTCACCGGCGAAGAGAGCGAGGAGGCAATGGAGAAGGAGGAGGTTGGAGTGGTGCCCCTGGGCATACCGCTATTCGCCGGCCCGGGAGCCATCACCACGGTGATGATCTACATCTCCCTGGCGACCACCTCGAACGAGGTCGTGTTCGACCTGGCCTCGATATTCATCTCGATTATCCTCACCATAATTGCGAGCTATTTCCTGCTCAGATACGCCGAGCCGATCTTCTCGAGAATGGGGAAGAGCGGCGCCGGGGCGTTCACCAGGATCATGGGTCTGCTTCTGGCAGCGATCGCCATCGAATTCATAATCACCGGAACGTTCAGTGCGATCGATTCATACTACCACATCGTCCACTAG
- the purS gene encoding phosphoribosylformylglycinamidine synthase subunit PurS — translation MVVAEIRIELKQGVADPEGQNTRKALELLGFKGIKGVRSIKTFEVELDLPADEAKKQADEMCRKLLANPVIQKFKVEIKQ, via the coding sequence ATGGTCGTGGCAGAGATCCGGATAGAGCTCAAGCAGGGCGTGGCCGACCCCGAAGGCCAGAACACCAGGAAAGCGCTCGAACTGCTCGGTTTCAAGGGCATAAAGGGAGTTCGTTCGATCAAGACCTTCGAGGTCGAACTGGACCTGCCGGCCGATGAGGCGAAGAAGCAGGCAGATGAGATGTGCCGCAAGCTCCTGGCCAACCCGGTGATCCAGAAGTTCAAAGTCGAGATCAAGCAGTGA
- the purL gene encoding phosphoribosylformylglycinamidine synthase subunit PurL: protein MAIDQLLKRRAVPFELFDVDLFSANDEQLKELSTKLGLNLSIDEMKRVREYFQKRGSIPTDIEIQSIAQAWSEHCCYKSSKVFLREHIFNIKHPDILSKGDAGVMVFDDEYGYALRIESHNHPSAIEPYGGAATGIGGIVRDVLCMGAQPIALIDPLFFGPIDYKGEMPAGSKSPKYLVGGVVAGIRDYGNRIGIPCVCGGLYFDESYVGNCLVNVGCVGIVKRKDLVNNAVKGTEDVLILVGGKTGRDGIHGVTFASAELKSTSEEESRGSVQLGDPITKEPLIHACLEVNSKGLIHGMKDLGGGGLSCVVGEMALSGGCGAVVDLEQVPLKETGVAPWEMWVSESQERMMLAAPEENVQDILDIFALWDVNASVIGRVVEGNHVKLIYHGVQVFDIDLEFLTKGPEYCRPSKVSSPSATVHSVPNVPEDMNEVLMALLSEPNIASKEWVVRMYDHEVRGNTVVKPMQGKMNKRGPSDATVLKPLDHSYRGLSLAIGVNPWFTALDPYKGGQASVDEACRNIVAVGGTPHSLTNCLNFGNPEKPERLGELKEAIAGLANIAIELGLAVPSGNVSLYNETSRGPCLPTATVLGLGIVEDVRNVVTTDLKKEGNPLFLVGTTKEEMGGSALYRRFGGKGGLVPSVDPRRLKSSIKLMNECMKDGMVRSCHDLSDGGFAVAMAEMCIAGDIGADIDVSSMGDMPNMVRLFSESNTRWIVEVDKGREKEFIDHMTIPIARLGHVGGSDLTIKGKGALITLSVDSLRKCWSEPLWKLLG from the coding sequence ATGGCGATCGACCAGTTGCTGAAAAGGCGGGCGGTGCCGTTCGAGCTATTCGACGTCGACCTATTCTCGGCCAACGACGAGCAGCTCAAGGAACTGAGCACCAAGCTAGGGCTTAATCTGTCCATCGATGAGATGAAGAGGGTCCGGGAATATTTCCAGAAGCGTGGGAGCATACCCACGGATATCGAGATCCAGTCCATCGCGCAGGCGTGGAGCGAGCATTGCTGTTACAAGAGCTCCAAAGTGTTCCTGCGGGAGCACATCTTCAACATAAAACACCCAGACATACTGTCCAAGGGCGATGCCGGGGTGATGGTCTTCGATGATGAGTATGGATACGCGCTCCGCATCGAATCGCACAACCATCCTTCGGCCATCGAACCGTACGGTGGTGCGGCCACCGGCATAGGTGGCATAGTCCGTGATGTGCTGTGCATGGGTGCGCAGCCCATCGCCCTTATCGACCCGCTGTTCTTCGGCCCCATCGACTACAAGGGAGAGATGCCGGCCGGTTCAAAATCCCCCAAGTACCTGGTGGGCGGGGTGGTCGCGGGGATACGCGACTATGGCAACCGGATCGGGATACCCTGCGTCTGCGGGGGACTGTACTTCGACGAATCGTACGTGGGCAACTGCCTGGTCAACGTCGGCTGCGTCGGCATCGTGAAACGCAAGGACCTGGTGAACAATGCGGTCAAGGGCACCGAGGACGTGCTCATCCTGGTCGGAGGGAAGACCGGCAGGGACGGTATCCACGGCGTCACCTTTGCGTCGGCCGAACTGAAATCGACCTCCGAGGAGGAATCGAGAGGCTCGGTCCAGCTGGGCGATCCGATCACCAAGGAACCGCTCATACACGCATGTCTCGAGGTCAACTCGAAAGGGCTCATCCACGGAATGAAGGACCTGGGAGGGGGCGGGCTCTCCTGCGTCGTGGGGGAGATGGCGCTTTCCGGCGGATGCGGTGCGGTCGTGGACCTGGAACAGGTCCCGCTGAAGGAGACGGGCGTGGCCCCGTGGGAGATGTGGGTCTCAGAATCACAGGAAAGGATGATGCTGGCGGCGCCGGAAGAGAACGTCCAGGACATCCTGGACATATTCGCTTTGTGGGATGTCAACGCCTCTGTCATCGGCAGAGTGGTGGAAGGCAACCACGTCAAGCTGATCTATCACGGCGTGCAGGTCTTCGACATCGACCTGGAGTTCCTGACCAAGGGTCCTGAGTACTGCCGGCCCAGCAAGGTCAGTTCGCCATCGGCGACGGTCCATTCCGTCCCTAACGTACCGGAGGACATGAACGAGGTCCTGATGGCTCTGTTGTCGGAACCGAACATCGCCTCCAAGGAATGGGTCGTCCGGATGTACGACCACGAGGTCCGCGGCAACACCGTCGTCAAGCCCATGCAGGGCAAGATGAACAAGCGCGGACCGTCGGATGCCACCGTGCTCAAGCCGCTGGACCATTCATACCGCGGTCTTTCGCTGGCCATCGGGGTCAATCCCTGGTTCACCGCATTGGACCCTTACAAGGGAGGACAGGCCTCGGTGGATGAGGCTTGCCGCAACATCGTGGCGGTGGGGGGGACACCGCATTCGCTCACCAACTGCCTGAACTTCGGCAATCCGGAGAAGCCGGAAAGGTTGGGCGAACTGAAGGAGGCCATCGCCGGCCTGGCCAACATCGCCATCGAGCTCGGTCTGGCGGTCCCGTCCGGGAACGTAAGCCTATATAATGAGACCTCCAGGGGGCCGTGCCTTCCGACCGCCACGGTATTGGGACTGGGCATCGTGGAGGACGTTCGGAATGTCGTCACCACCGATCTGAAGAAAGAGGGGAATCCACTTTTCCTGGTAGGCACGACGAAAGAGGAGATGGGCGGATCGGCCCTCTACCGCAGATTCGGCGGGAAGGGCGGGCTGGTCCCGAGCGTGGACCCCAGAAGGCTGAAGAGCTCGATCAAGCTCATGAACGAGTGCATGAAGGATGGCATGGTCCGTTCCTGTCATGACCTGTCGGACGGAGGGTTCGCAGTGGCAATGGCAGAGATGTGCATCGCCGGGGACATCGGAGCGGACATCGATGTCAGCTCCATGGGCGACATGCCGAACATGGTGCGCCTATTCTCAGAGTCGAACACCCGCTGGATAGTGGAGGTCGACAAAGGCCGCGAGAAGGAGTTCATCGACCACATGACCATCCCGATCGCGCGACTGGGTCACGTGGGCGGTTCGGATCTCACGATCAAGGGCAAGGGCGCCCTCATAACTCTGTCGGTCGATTCATTAAGGAAGTGCTGGTCAGAACCGTTGTGGAAGCTGTTGGGGTGA